In Camelina sativa cultivar DH55 chromosome 16, Cs, whole genome shotgun sequence, a single window of DNA contains:
- the LOC104749813 gene encoding probable myosin-binding protein 4: protein MDSYVIFDQKVTNGFTPVLTYAACEWFLIFLMFIDALLSYLLVWFARYCRLQMPCFLCSKLLHPLHWRFLLCRNHRSEVSSYMSCQNHGNNLADCRGMCDDCLLSFTKMTGPNPDMNRLLLGKLGYDLLSKSHFAHPRSCSCCNKPWRTRHHTQRLIRLGSRGRNSSGKPNIPAPRHLSRRGSSGSLKKMRDHKATSGAEYVDVGSRSDGMAHVGYSELKINSDSDSEFLFSDDDAFLQIADFNAEPSEKRVHSSRSRKPFADKKMSYHKQPDMREDNQDKHIRKTSSMLEHNLVNKTRQERPVKAKRHDDALSELISMSEARPFLLGSPKKLYAVGAAPRYENEAEVSGKSSPAGGEFLSPSGDNGTYREIHNQEHDDSADFTQNIPSSAVETEEFEAAMDVSGFVENEPSSEEENGVEGDSKTLASNDMSDSLEQEQSSEEEKEVKENNVAEEYFSNEGEDEVSGHFEPLTSKNVSVSSVEEQSSEEEGASDGYSNAKDHSSIEEEVDNEESELVTSNNVTGSLTDQSSEEEETSDGYSNAKDHSSKEDVDNEESELVTSDNVTGSVTERSAEEEHGDHKETEPLTSPKISKEESELVTSNNVTGSVTERSAEEEHGDQKETEPLTSPKISKEESELVTSNNVTSTVTERSAEEEHGYHTETEPLTSPKISKEESSLEHSDKDSSKVTETRNTSNESPELKHSASVESFVSISSDIEGENRVDLLKLQLEHDRKCLREVTKELEEERSASAIATNQAMAMITRLQEEKAALHMEALQYLRMMDEQAEHDVDALERANDVLADKEKEIQDLEMELEYYRAKYPDEPRDEILASMGILGNIEETSGASTDETSNKASANTKLTGSPTAGN, encoded by the exons ATGGATTCATATGTTATATTTGATCAAAAGGTCACAAACGGGTTCACGCCTGTGTTAACGTACGCAGCATGCGAATGGTTTCTCATATTCCTCATGTTCATCGATGCTCTTCTCTCCTATCTTCTCGTCTGGTTCGCTCGGTACTGCAGATTGCAGATGCCATGTTTCCTCTGTTCCAAGCTTCTTCACCCTCTACATTGGAGATTCTTGCTCTGCAGAAACCACAGATCAGAGGTTTCATCTTACATGTCCTGTCAAAATCACGGTAACAACCTTGCTGATTGTCGAGGCATGTGCGATGATTGTCTCTTGTCGTTCACCAAAATGACTGGTCCGAATCCAGACATGAACAGATTGCTTCTTGGTAAATTAGGGTATGATCTGCTCTCTAAAAGCCATTTTGCTCACCCTAGATCATGTTCTTGTTGCAATAAACCATGGAGGACGAGGCACCATACACAGAGACTGATCCGGTTAGGCTCTCGGGGAAGAAACTCCTCTGGTAAACCAAACATTCCTGCTCCAAGGCATCTTAGTCGCCGAGGAAGCAGTGGAAgcttgaagaagatgagagatcaTAAGGCAACAAGTGGTGCTGAGTATGTTGATGTTGGAAGCCGCAGCGATGGCATGGCTCATGTGGGTTACTCAGAGCTGAAGATTAACTCGGATTCTGATTCCGAGTTTCTGTTTTCAGATGATGATGCATTCCTCCAAATAGCAGATTTCAATGCTGAGCCATCTGAGAAACGTGTTCACAGCTCTCGATCTCGGAAACCGTTTGCAGACAAGAAGATGTCGTATCACAAACAGCCTGATATGCGAGAAGACAACCAGGATAAGCACATAAGGAAGACATCTTCAATGCTTGAGCATAATCTGGTAAACAAGACTCGGCAGGAACGACCTGTTAAAGCAAAGAGGCATGATGATGCCCTCTCTGAGCTTATAAGTATGAGTGAAGCTCGTCCGTTTTTACTTGGTTCACCTAAAAAATTGTATGCTGTAGGAGCAGCACCACGATATG AAAATGAAGCTGAGGTAAGTGGCAAGTCATCTCCTGCTGGTGGAGAATTCTTGAGTCCTTCTGGAGATAACGGTACCTATCGTGAAATCCATAATCAAGAGCACGATGATTCGGCAGATTTTACTCAAAACATCCCCAGTTCAGCCGTGGAGACAGAAGAATTTGAGGCAGCTATGGATGTGTCTGGTTTTGTTGAAAATGAACCTTCTAGTGAAGAGGAGAATGGAGTTGAAGGAGACTCCAAGACTTTGGCGTCGAATGACATGTCAGATTCTTTGGAACAGGAACAGTCAAGTGAGGAAGAAAAGGAGGTTAAGGAAAACAATGTTGCAGAAGAATACTTCAGTAATGAAGGAGAGGATGAGGTCAGTGGGCATTTCGAGCCATTGACATCAAAAAATGTGTCTGTTTCATCTGTTGAAGAACAATCCAGTGAGGAAGAAGGAGCAAGTGATGGCTATTCGAATGCAAAAGACCATTCCAGTATTGAAGAGGAGGTGGATAATGAAGAATCTGAGCTAGTGACGTCAAACAATGTGACTGGTTCTCTCACAGACCAATccagtgaggaagaagaaacaagtgaTGGCTATTCGAACGCAAAAGACCATTCCAGTAAAGAGGACGTGGATAATGAAGAATCTGAGCTAGTGACATCAGACAATGTGACTGGTTCTGTCACAGAGCGCTCGGCTGAAGAAGAGCATGGAGATCATAAAGAGACTGAACCTTTGACGTCACCAAAAATATCCAAAGAAGAATCTGAGCTAGTGACATCAAACAATGTGACTGGTTCTGTCACAGAACGCTCGGCTGAAGAAGAACATGGAGATCAGAAAGAGACTGAACCTTTGACGTCACCAAAAATATCCAAAGAAGAATCTGAGCTAGTGACATCAAACAATGTGACTAGTACTGTCACAGAACGCTCGGCTGAAGAAGAGCATGGATATCATACAGAGACTGAGCCTTTGACGTCACCAAAAATATCCAAAGAAGAATCTTCATTAGAGCACAGTGATAAAGATTCCTCGAAGGTAACAGAGACTCGTAATACTTCAAATGAATCACCGGAACTAAAGCACTCTGCCTCTGTAGAATCTTTTGTAAGCATCAGCAGTGACATCGAAGGCGAAAACCGTGTTGATTTGTTAAAGCTACAACTAGAACATGACAGGAAATGCCTAAGGGAAGTGACTAAAGAATTAGAGGAGGAGAGAAGTGCCTCAGCTATTGCTACAAACCAAGCAATGGCAATGATCACACGGTTGCAAGAGGAGAAAGCAGCTCTTCATATGGAAGCTTTACAGTACCTGAGAATGATGGATGAGCAAGCAGAGCACGACGTTGATGCACTTGAGAGGGCAAACGATGTCTTGGCTGATAAGGAAAAGGAGATACAAGATCTTGAGATGGAGTTAGAATATTATAGAGCAAAGTATCCAGATGAGCCAAGAGACGAAATTCTCGCTAGCATGGGAATTCTCGGTAATATAGAAGAAACAAGTGGCGCCTCAACTGATGAGACCAGCAATAAAGCTTCAGCAAACACCAAACTTACCGGTTCTCCCACGGCAGGAAATTAA